The DNA window tgatgatgatgatgctaaAGGATTTCAACCAatgattaaatatattacatttgGTCATACTTCTAAAAGAGGTCTTTGAGACTTTAAAATGGAAACCTTTTTAACTATCACTAGCTAGCATGCAATTAGGAGTAGAACAATTATGTTATATGGTTGGAACTTGGAATGTGCTTTCAACACGAGCAAcgcttaaattattaaaagcaaaattatagttatatttgtaaaaaaacaTTAGTCAAATGTGTATTTCGTTAGCGTGAATTAACTGATTCTGTTTTTGTAAAGTCCAGACCTCTGTGCTGACATCTGACATCTCTCCCCGAGTAAAACACAAACCACAACATAGAACACAAACCAAAGTTACTTTCTATTCTGTTTGAAGGGCTGCATAAACAATAGTTTAGCTTGTGTGCCCACAACTTCAATATTACAGTACatgaaatacataaaatacatAGATACTAGATAGGTTAGAATGGGTCTGGGACTACTGGGGTCAGCGACACACCTGAGACGTCTAACTAGCAGAATCTCagtattaattataaaatacacTTTACACCTTACGTACATAGACCGTAGATAACCGCAACAAATCGGATTGCGATCCAAGCATTTGCCATAGATCGTTTCCTTGGGCCCCGATCGTCCACTCCTGGGTGCTGGCTTTTCTGAATGCTGGTTGCTTGAGCCCCGCGACAAACCAGACCTCGCCCTAGAACAGAAGTTCAGAAATACAGAATTACAAAAATTCGAAAGAGAAAAAAGAGAATTGTAAGCAAAACTAGCGTAAAGACAAGGAAAAGCGGCTGCTAAAAAGTCAAGCTCCAATTTGGGCACCACTGAAACTCATGTTCCCGAAAAGCTAACCGTTGAGAAAGGCACCTATGAAATCTATATGTTTTCTATATATCTGCATATGGATGTATATGTAAATggattaaaatatataatatatcattGTACCTTATTTTGAAACAGAGATGTTTTTTAGTCACTTAAGTCTGGTCGTCGTAAAGTCACCAATCCAAACCCAACCACTGAAAccaaccaacaaacaaaaagcaaccGCAAACTTTTACCtatattatacaaatacaaatacaaatagaaatacaaatactgTCGTCACTAGTTCGttaaagaaacaacaaaaagcaacgcaaatgcagaaacaaaagcgaaacaTTGTACATtttcgtgtttattttttaggtCCTAATGatttttgcataatatttaagtagcttttatttttatatatgcaaagcaaagcagagcaaaaacagaaacattgaattaatttatatgaatatatatacacacatgtaTATAAACCCAATAAAATACGGGCAAATTAGTTAGTCACATAAACGAGAGAAAGAGATAGATGGTTAGTTGAGGATGATGAAATGCAGTTCGGCTTTTGCTGCTGCGTTTTTTAGCCCTAGTTTTTACATTAGCATagaacaacaaaaatcaaaaaaacaGCATAAGTCcaaaccgaaatgaaaagtcATGTGtaaaaaagtggaaaactaaatgtgaataaaaaattTGTCTGTAAAATTAGCGAGAATTTGTTTGGCATCCATGTGCGATTCGTGTGTTCGTGTGAGTGAGTATCGAAAGTAACCCAAAATTAGTTTATTCTGAATGTGTAAGCAGCagctaaaaaacaaataaatgtgtGTACCTATTTGTCTGACAAGCATTGTAaactttgtgtttttttacGTCGCTGGTTATTGggaatataaatcaaaataatggCTTAAATTCAGCTTTTGTCTATAACAAATATGTTCCCTCTTCCCTTAGGCCAAATTGTATGCATAAGTataagaatatacatataggTTTACATATTAGTACcttaaaattcaaatacttTGAGAAAAGCGACATATTTATCGATAGTTCCGCTCTACATCTACACAGCGTTTCCATAGATTTTACATGAAGCCCAAAAGCAGGCAACAAGTTTATGCTGATCTGGCAACGCCGCAGTGACAactgaaaattcaaattttattttaattgaatacaaatagaaacatacaaaacaactgggaaatataaaaattatgcGTCTTCCGCTTTTATTAACTTTCCAGTTATTCCTTTCTGCAATATTCCTCAATCCCAAAACAGTAAGAGCAtccaacattttgtttgtttctaaTTTTACTTGATGTATTTTCTTCACATACAATCTTCGTTTAATTccagaaaatgaaaacttaaTTGCATGGGCTATTGCGTTTTGTTGGATTTGTGTTCTGTTTTACATACATTTTCTGTCTTGTAACTTAGAAACGAAACTTAAGTGTCTGGCTTATtaggtaaaaataaattggttaTTTAATAAGGCTACGCTTTCATTAATCattaattaatcaattacTCCTCTAAACACGCTGAACGAACGCAGGCGCAAAGTTCGCAAGGCCGGCgaagccaacaacaacaactggatATAGCAACTtgttatatataattttgttcttttaacaTAATTCTCCcttgatttatttttcatgATTTAATGTCGCCAAAAAAATCTTcgcaaaaacaattaaaatgtgtaattCCACTAGAAATTTAGttgtgatttgattttgaacGGATTTCCAAAGAATTTGGCATATATTCCTTAGTTAACATAATCAAAATgctttttttaagttttttgacaaataaaaatgcaaaagtttgTAACTTGTGCGCTGCTGTGTGTTGGGTCGCGTTGCTTCCGATGAGGCAGAAAATGGATTAATGGTCTTCTTCTCTGTGGTGGTGAACAACACGTTGGGATCTTAGAACTCAAAGAACGTATTTTGCCAGGGACTGCCAGTGCTGAAGTTGAAGAATGGATCGAAGCCGGctgaagaagaaaaacaaaaagaatttgcatttgcccatatttgtattattattatattgtatttgGTTCTCACCTTGCCCCTGCTCCTCGATATCCTGTCCGCTGTCGTAGCGCGCCTTTTTGCGGGCATCGGACAGAATTTCATACGCCTCGCCCACCTCCTTGAACTtgagctcctcctccttgcgCTCCTCAGCACTGCTGTTTGCGTGCCGGTCTGGATGATGTACCAGTGCCTTTTTGCGGTATGCCTTCTTGATCTCGTCGTCGGTGGCGTTGCGTCCTATGCCCAAGATCTTATAGTGGTCCTTTCGCTTCGACTTTTTCAACGCAAACTTGGCCTCGCGCAGCAGTCGCTTAATCTCGGGCGtcttctccagctgcagcGCCGTCTCATAGTCCGCCACCGACTCCTCGAACTTCTCCAGATCGTTGTAGCAGCGGGCGCGCAATAGCAGGGCCTTCAGATACTGGTTATTCAGCTCCAGCACCCGGTTGCAATCGGCCACGGCCTCCCGCAAATTGCCGATACGTGTGTTGACCAGAGCCCGATTGTACAGTAGTTTCGAATTGATGTCCTTGTTGTGTTCGTCGATCTTCAGGGCGTCCGTGTAGATCACGTGAGCCTCGCGATAGCGACCCGACTTAAACAGCATATTGCCGTTCTCCTTCATCTCCTTGAGCTGCTTGCACTTGCTACGCATCTGCTTGGACTTGTGGTGGTCGGGGTCAAGGGTCAGGGCGCGCTCAAAGTGCAGAATTCCCTTATCCAAGTTGTCCGTGAAGTACAGGCAGAGCCCTCTCACGTATATCGCATCCGCCGACGTGGTATCCAGCTTCATTACGCCCACAGCAATGTCCAAGGCCTCATCACATCGCCCCAGGAAGGCGAGACACTCAGCCTTCAGCAGGCGATATCTGAAAGATTCAGTTCAATTAACTTGGGTTTCTATATCATTTGATTGCGAACTTACTTGAGGCAGGCGGGCGCCAGTTTCAAGGCACTGTCCAGGTAGAAGACCACGTTGCGATAGGCTTTTGTGTCGTAGTTCGTTTGAATGGTGGCCTCCAGTTGGCGCAACTTCTGCACCGCCGTCTGTTCGCCAGCAACAGCCGTGCTCTGCGAATTCAGCTCGCTGACCATTTTGACGGCGTGCTCGGTGCCAATGATGTCGCCAAGGGCCAGACAGCACTTGGCCACCCGGACGTAGGCCTTCTCGAAGCCCGGATCGATGCGGATGGCGTGGCGGGCGTCGGTCAGGGCGCTATTGAAGTTGAGCAGCATCATGTAGCAGGCGGCCCGATTTCCATAGTATGCCGCCGAGTCCGGACACAACGATATGGCATCGGTGTAGAGCTTGAGTGCATTCTGATAGTTCTGCGCCTTGTATTGGTCGTTGCCCAGTTTCTTCTTCTCTTCGGCAATGCTGCAAGTACGGAGAAGGGGGGGAAACAATTTTCTTGGTCAATCCTTGGGGGCTTAGCTCATTGCACAAAAGAATCGGTCGGACGTTTACATAGTCTacataatttgaatttttaatttgatgtCGTCGTCATGCGATGCGAAGTAACTGCCGCAGGGCAAAGTCGCCTTCTCAAGTGGAAATGCACAAAACGGGCACAACGAAAAGCAACAGGAAGTAATCTGCTTGCTGTGGACGGAACGACTTTTCACAGTGCACAGTGTGTGGCATAAGGCGCATTTTCGCTTAAAACTACATAAGATAATAATGTATTAAGCGAGTTAATGTCAGTTAACGGTTGCAATGCTTTAATGCGTTCTGTTATGTCTGTttataattgatttattacAATATATCACTATAGTTTGTACGATTAAATCCATGTTGATATATGCAGGTGAAATCCTTtacattattttatatttatccAACGTCAAATTGGGAGATAAGAGATTGGTTCGCCCAGTTGTAGTTAATAATTGAGCGCGGTAGGGACTTTTCCGCTCCCATTCACCGGCGGCTTGCATCCCATTTCGCCATGTCGCTGCCCCCGCGCCCATCACTCCGATTTTCCATTTGAAGGAAGTGCAACAACCTGCGCCAAGCTCAAATGGGCCAAGAAATTATGGCATCACAATGGCCGCCAATAGGGCGACACTAATGCGGACGCCAAAGAATCCCGAAAGCCAAAGAAATTCCCTATTTtcccccaccaccacccacacctaAATCACCATTCCCCCACCTCTCGAAACACAAAACCCACTTGGAGTCGTGCCAGCCAGGGTGTTCACTGTACTGAGACTATTGTCGCCATGCCAGTACTACGGGGCATAAGTGCTCCGTGGCTCCATGTTGCTATTCTCGCTTTTCACTACGGctgtttgttatttatttgcccaTGCTTTTGGTTTCCCTTCAGTGtgccattaaaaatacattgaGTTATTACAAATACTGGGGGGCTTCATACCTTTGGCACTGCACCCTCTTCTATGCTTTTCTAATTTCTGCTTGATTGGAGCGTTTggtaaaaatgtttactttcCATTTGCGAAGCCAAACTCGAATGCATTGCATTACATTACATCCTTTTTTGAGGTTGGACAGGAATTTGATGCATGCATACATCTAAgaat is part of the Drosophila yakuba strain Tai18E2 chromosome 2R, Prin_Dyak_Tai18E2_2.1, whole genome shotgun sequence genome and encodes:
- the LOC6529553 gene encoding dnaJ homolog subfamily C member 7 isoform X3, translated to MLYIAEEKKKLGNDQYKAQNYQNALKLYTDAISLCPDSAAYYGNRAACYMMLLNFNSALTDARHAIRIDPGFEKAYVRVAKCCLALGDIIGTEHAVKMVSELNSQSTAVAGEQTAVQKLRQLEATIQTNYDTKAYRNVVFYLDSALKLAPACLKYRLLKAECLAFLGRCDEALDIAVGVMKLDTTSADAIYVRGLCLYFTDNLDKGILHFERALTLDPDHHKSKQMRSKCKQLKEMKENGNMLFKSGRYREAHVIYTDALKIDEHNKDINSKLLYNRALVNTRIGNLREAVADCNRVLELNNQYLKALLLRARCYNDLEKFEESVADYETALQLEKTPEIKRLLREAKFALKKSKRKDHYKILGIGRNATDDEIKKAYRKKALVHHPDRHANSSAEERKEEELKFKEVGEAYEILSDARKKARYDSGQDIEEQGQAGFDPFFNFSTGSPWQNTFFEF
- the LOC6529553 gene encoding dnaJ homolog subfamily C member 7 isoform X2, translating into MLNKLYMSSEEFTFLPRIAEEKKKLGNDQYKAQNYQNALKLYTDAISLCPDSAAYYGNRAACYMMLLNFNSALTDARHAIRIDPGFEKAYVRVAKCCLALGDIIGTEHAVKMVSELNSQSTAVAGEQTAVQKLRQLEATIQTNYDTKAYRNVVFYLDSALKLAPACLKYRLLKAECLAFLGRCDEALDIAVGVMKLDTTSADAIYVRGLCLYFTDNLDKGILHFERALTLDPDHHKSKQMRSKCKQLKEMKENGNMLFKSGRYREAHVIYTDALKIDEHNKDINSKLLYNRALVNTRIGNLREAVADCNRVLELNNQYLKALLLRARCYNDLEKFEESVADYETALQLEKTPEIKRLLREAKFALKKSKRKDHYKILGIGRNATDDEIKKAYRKKALVHHPDRHANSSAEERKEEELKFKEVGEAYEILSDARKKARYDSGQDIEEQGQAGFDPFFNFSTGSPWQNTFFEF
- the LOC6529553 gene encoding dnaJ homolog subfamily C member 7 isoform X1; this encodes MDEEVIEISDSEREETSSNSEMDVEITGEQPAVNANVAAAEEIVPKDAATIAEEKKKLGNDQYKAQNYQNALKLYTDAISLCPDSAAYYGNRAACYMMLLNFNSALTDARHAIRIDPGFEKAYVRVAKCCLALGDIIGTEHAVKMVSELNSQSTAVAGEQTAVQKLRQLEATIQTNYDTKAYRNVVFYLDSALKLAPACLKYRLLKAECLAFLGRCDEALDIAVGVMKLDTTSADAIYVRGLCLYFTDNLDKGILHFERALTLDPDHHKSKQMRSKCKQLKEMKENGNMLFKSGRYREAHVIYTDALKIDEHNKDINSKLLYNRALVNTRIGNLREAVADCNRVLELNNQYLKALLLRARCYNDLEKFEESVADYETALQLEKTPEIKRLLREAKFALKKSKRKDHYKILGIGRNATDDEIKKAYRKKALVHHPDRHANSSAEERKEEELKFKEVGEAYEILSDARKKARYDSGQDIEEQGQAGFDPFFNFSTGSPWQNTFFEF